From a single Cytophagales bacterium WSM2-2 genomic region:
- a CDS encoding aminoacylase — translation MRKIFYLVLSLISFAATAQTFDVLIKNGKIIDGSGNPWFYGDIGISGGKIISISKLNNATAKKIIDAKGLAVMPGFIDVHTHLEGGENIAPTADNFIYDGVTSVVTGNCGGSAPNIKTYFRRLDSIHMSINVASLIGHNTVRRAIMGDLQRDPTSQEQQKMEQLVEKAMQEGAVGLSTGLIYVPGTYSKTAEVIGLAKAASAYNGVYASHIRDEGDEVFDAINEAINIGREGKMPVEISHFKVTYKPNFGRSVKTLELVENARKEGIDVTVDQYPYIASSTTLDATVPTWAFGGGRDSLKWRLKNQATRKKIKEEILINLRKKDLNSFSYAVVSRYPPDSTYNGKNISEINLLKGRKANPSDEAETIMEMVAAAGRTQMVFFSMEEGDLVRIMQYPFNMIASDAGIAKFGSGVPHPRAYGTNARVLGKYVKQKTIHLEEAVRRMTSLPAQKFQLRDRGLLREGMAADILVVDTEEVTDLATFTQPHAYSKGFKYVLVNGELVVEDSRHTGKRSGKVLTGPGTGKIK, via the coding sequence ATGCGAAAAATCTTTTACCTCGTGCTTTCATTGATCTCGTTTGCAGCAACGGCCCAAACATTTGATGTGCTGATCAAAAACGGAAAAATCATCGATGGCTCCGGCAACCCGTGGTTTTATGGCGACATCGGAATCAGTGGCGGAAAAATCATATCCATCTCAAAATTGAACAATGCGACTGCAAAAAAAATAATCGATGCCAAAGGTTTGGCCGTGATGCCCGGCTTTATTGATGTTCACACACACCTCGAAGGAGGAGAAAACATAGCTCCCACGGCTGACAATTTTATTTATGACGGAGTCACGTCAGTGGTTACGGGAAACTGTGGGGGCTCGGCACCCAATATTAAAACGTATTTCAGGAGACTGGATTCAATTCATATGTCTATCAATGTAGCGTCATTGATTGGTCACAATACCGTGCGCAGAGCGATAATGGGCGATCTTCAACGTGACCCTACTTCGCAAGAACAACAAAAAATGGAGCAGCTTGTGGAGAAAGCAATGCAGGAAGGTGCCGTGGGTTTGTCGACAGGATTGATTTATGTGCCGGGCACGTATTCGAAAACAGCAGAAGTCATAGGGCTCGCTAAAGCAGCCTCCGCTTATAATGGTGTTTACGCCTCTCACATCCGGGATGAAGGAGACGAAGTTTTTGACGCTATCAATGAAGCGATCAACATCGGGCGTGAAGGAAAAATGCCGGTGGAAATTTCTCATTTCAAAGTAACCTACAAACCCAACTTTGGACGCTCTGTAAAAACACTGGAGCTGGTGGAAAACGCGCGCAAGGAAGGAATTGATGTGACGGTAGACCAGTACCCATACATCGCCAGCAGCACAACGCTCGATGCTACCGTTCCAACCTGGGCATTTGGTGGTGGCCGGGATTCATTGAAGTGGAGGCTCAAGAATCAGGCTACGCGAAAAAAAATTAAAGAAGAAATTCTTATCAATCTGAGAAAGAAAGACCTGAATAGTTTTTCTTATGCGGTGGTCTCACGCTATCCTCCAGACTCAACGTACAACGGGAAAAATATTTCAGAGATCAATTTGCTGAAAGGACGCAAAGCCAACCCTTCTGACGAAGCCGAGACGATCATGGAAATGGTGGCGGCTGCAGGCCGTACTCAAATGGTATTTTTCAGCATGGAAGAAGGAGACCTCGTCCGAATTATGCAATACCCATTTAATATGATTGCCTCGGATGCAGGAATCGCCAAATTCGGGTCCGGAGTTCCACACCCGCGGGCGTATGGCACCAACGCGCGTGTGCTTGGCAAATACGTTAAACAAAAGACCATCCACCTTGAGGAAGCTGTGAGGAGAATGACATCGCTGCCCGCCCAAAAATTTCAACTGCGAGATCGCGGACTATTACGTGAAGGAATGGCAGCAGACATCCTCGTGGTCGACACGGAGGAAGTCACAGACCTTGCCACTTTTACTCAGCCTCATGCCTACTCCAAAGGTTTCAAATATGTCTTAGTAAATGGCGAGCTGGTTGTTGAAGACAGCAGGCATACCGGAAAGAGAAGCGGGAAAGTGTTGACGGGGCCCGGAACGGGAAAAATCAAGTGA
- a CDS encoding ornithine cyclodeaminase produces the protein MLVLSSEQIEKLLSLQQIMDAVEDSMRAYEDKSVLIPKRMHLDNGKNTLLCMPSWGKDFFGTKLVAVAPENANKNLPVTNGAMILNDSITGMPLALINASKLTALRTGAVGAIGIKYLTPENETSIGLIGCGVQGIHQILFACAVRPIKKVFYLNRPTTKIDEMTSFVKRHHADVTLLPCNSPEELLEKANIIIAATTSPTPVLPNEKTLLKNKHFISIGSYKPGMQELPDAVYQLAGELCIDSDFARQEVGDIINPLKLGFIAEENVYTIGTLVNRKRKLNVNETTVFKSAGMALFDLYVAGAMYREAIRKNLGTEVAF, from the coding sequence ATGCTTGTTCTGAGTAGTGAGCAGATTGAAAAGTTACTTTCACTTCAACAGATCATGGATGCTGTTGAAGATTCCATGAGAGCATACGAGGACAAATCCGTCCTCATTCCCAAGCGAATGCACCTGGACAATGGAAAAAATACTTTGTTATGTATGCCTTCGTGGGGAAAAGATTTCTTTGGAACAAAGCTCGTTGCTGTTGCTCCTGAGAATGCAAATAAAAACCTGCCCGTCACCAATGGCGCAATGATACTGAATGACAGTATCACCGGAATGCCACTCGCTTTGATCAACGCCTCAAAGCTCACAGCACTTCGCACCGGGGCCGTAGGTGCAATCGGAATAAAATACCTGACACCGGAGAATGAGACTTCGATTGGTTTGATTGGTTGTGGAGTTCAGGGGATTCACCAGATTCTTTTCGCCTGTGCAGTCAGGCCTATCAAAAAGGTCTTTTACCTGAACCGCCCGACTACAAAAATTGATGAGATGACTTCCTTCGTAAAGCGCCATCACGCTGACGTGACATTACTTCCTTGCAACTCACCTGAAGAGCTGCTCGAAAAGGCCAATATTATCATTGCGGCCACCACCTCCCCTACGCCTGTCTTGCCGAATGAAAAAACGTTGCTAAAAAACAAGCATTTCATCAGTATCGGTTCGTATAAGCCAGGCATGCAGGAGCTTCCGGACGCTGTATATCAACTGGCTGGTGAGCTTTGCATTGATTCTGATTTCGCGCGCCAGGAAGTTGGTGATATTATCAATCCTCTGAAGCTTGGATTTATTGCAGAGGAGAATGTCTACACAATTGGCACTTTGGTAAACAGAAAAAGAAAGTTGAATGTGAACGAAACCACCGTCTTTAAATCGGCAGGCATGGCGCTATTCGACCTATACGTAGCCGGGGCAATGTACCGCGAAGCGATCAGAAAAAATCTCGGAACCGAAGTCGCTTTCTAA
- a CDS encoding class V aminotransferase yields MKTQRRKFLGQLLSASVAGIALPSLAEGSSFPQWTGEDDEAYWEGIKKLFAPADNLIMMNAANLCPSPTVVNERVVEFTKAMGKDVSFQYRARFAELRKKSITQLAQFAGADATEIGITRNTSESNCTIVHGLDLKPGDEVIIWDQNHPSNKEVWMNQAKRSGFSVIKVSMPVQPSSTAELVSVFSKAITANTKLISFSHISNLSGIALPAFEICQLAKAKGIMTLVDGAQSLGAVDINLHAMGCTFFTASTHKWLMGPFENGMIYVSKDSFNKIWPNIIGAGWKEAQSVDEQFCILGQRNEPSPAAIPDTIGFHQAIGTQRIQKRIVQLNTYLKKKIQEFIPKATFVTPLSPELSAGIVIINLPGKEIREVADKLYHTYGVAAAPAGGIRLSPHIYNTMKDIDHTVKSLAAIANA; encoded by the coding sequence ATGAAAACTCAACGCAGAAAATTCCTGGGACAACTATTGAGCGCTTCGGTTGCGGGAATCGCATTACCATCGTTGGCTGAAGGTTCATCTTTCCCTCAGTGGACAGGAGAAGACGATGAAGCCTACTGGGAAGGGATCAAAAAACTGTTTGCTCCTGCCGACAACCTCATCATGATGAATGCGGCAAACCTGTGCCCCAGTCCAACAGTTGTAAATGAACGTGTGGTTGAGTTTACAAAAGCCATGGGTAAGGATGTCTCATTTCAATACCGTGCCCGATTTGCAGAATTAAGAAAGAAATCGATAACACAACTCGCGCAGTTTGCCGGAGCAGATGCTACCGAAATCGGAATCACCCGGAATACCAGCGAAAGCAATTGCACGATCGTACACGGCCTGGACCTGAAACCTGGAGATGAAGTCATCATTTGGGATCAGAACCATCCGTCTAACAAAGAGGTGTGGATGAACCAGGCAAAGCGATCAGGTTTTTCAGTTATTAAAGTAAGTATGCCTGTCCAGCCTTCTTCTACTGCCGAGTTAGTAAGTGTTTTTTCCAAAGCAATCACGGCCAATACGAAACTTATCTCCTTCTCACATATTTCCAACCTAAGTGGAATTGCATTGCCGGCTTTTGAAATCTGCCAGCTGGCGAAGGCAAAAGGGATCATGACGCTGGTAGATGGGGCGCAATCGCTCGGGGCAGTTGATATCAATCTCCACGCGATGGGCTGCACATTTTTTACGGCCAGCACGCACAAGTGGCTGATGGGCCCTTTTGAAAACGGAATGATCTATGTCAGCAAAGATTCATTCAATAAAATATGGCCAAACATCATTGGGGCCGGATGGAAAGAAGCACAGAGTGTTGATGAGCAGTTTTGCATATTGGGTCAGCGCAACGAGCCGTCACCGGCAGCGATCCCTGACACGATCGGTTTCCACCAGGCCATCGGTACCCAACGAATTCAAAAAAGAATTGTGCAACTTAATACTTACCTGAAGAAAAAAATCCAGGAGTTCATTCCAAAAGCTACGTTCGTCACTCCCCTTTCACCGGAGCTCAGCGCAGGCATAGTCATTATCAATCTGCCCGGGAAAGAAATTCGTGAAGTAGCAGACAAACTCTACCACACGTATGGCGTAGCTGCGGCACCGGCGGGTGGCATACGACTGTCACCTCATATTTATAATACGATGAAAGACATTGACCATACGGTGAAAAGTCTTGCGGCCATCGCAAATGCCTGA
- the ffh gene encoding signal recognition particle protein, whose amino-acid sequence MFDSLSLKLEKAFQTLKGQGRITEINVASTIKEIRKALIDADVNYKVAKEVTDEIKTKAMGLNVLTAISPGQLLTKVTNDELTMLMGGQGEEINIEGNPAIILIAGLQGSGKTTFSGKLANYLKRQGRSVLLTACDIYRPAAIEQLKVLGSQIDVEVYAEPENKDAVKIAKAAIEHAKKNNHRVVIVDTAGRLAVDEEMMNEIAKLKETLKPSETLFVVDSMTGQDAVNTAKAFNDRLNFDGVVLTKLDGDTRGGAALSIRRVVEKPIKFISSGEKMEAIDRFYPDRMAGRILGMGDVVSLVEKAQQTFDEDEARRLNAKMRKNQFDFNDFLSQLEQVKKMGNMKDMLSMIPGVGKAMKNVDFDENAFKPVEAIIRSMTLKERENPDIINSSRKNRLAKGSGTSVQQVNQLLKQFEDMRKMMKTMNKMGGGKRALNALNPFGR is encoded by the coding sequence ATGTTCGATAGTTTAAGTTTAAAGCTGGAAAAAGCCTTTCAGACGCTGAAAGGACAGGGTCGGATCACCGAAATCAACGTAGCCTCTACCATCAAGGAAATCCGCAAGGCGCTAATCGATGCAGACGTAAACTATAAAGTCGCCAAAGAAGTAACGGACGAGATCAAGACGAAAGCCATGGGCCTGAATGTGCTCACCGCTATCAGCCCGGGGCAGTTGCTTACCAAGGTCACCAACGATGAGCTGACCATGCTCATGGGCGGGCAGGGCGAAGAAATTAATATTGAAGGCAACCCGGCCATCATTTTGATTGCAGGTTTACAAGGTTCTGGTAAAACTACTTTCTCCGGCAAGCTGGCTAACTATTTGAAACGTCAGGGCCGCAGTGTGCTTTTGACAGCCTGCGATATTTATCGTCCCGCTGCTATTGAGCAATTGAAAGTATTGGGTTCTCAAATAGATGTGGAGGTCTATGCTGAGCCTGAAAATAAAGACGCGGTAAAAATCGCGAAAGCCGCGATCGAGCATGCGAAGAAAAATAATCATCGCGTAGTGATTGTCGATACAGCCGGCCGTTTGGCAGTTGATGAAGAGATGATGAACGAGATCGCGAAGCTGAAAGAAACACTGAAGCCTTCCGAGACTTTGTTCGTGGTTGACTCAATGACGGGTCAGGATGCAGTGAATACTGCCAAGGCATTCAATGATCGTTTGAATTTTGATGGCGTTGTCCTTACCAAACTCGATGGCGATACACGCGGTGGTGCTGCCCTTTCTATCCGCCGGGTAGTAGAGAAGCCAATCAAGTTTATCAGCTCGGGCGAGAAGATGGAAGCGATCGACCGGTTCTATCCCGATCGTATGGCGGGCCGTATTCTCGGCATGGGTGACGTGGTGAGTTTGGTAGAGAAAGCACAACAGACATTCGATGAAGACGAGGCGCGGAGGCTCAACGCCAAAATGCGCAAAAACCAATTCGACTTCAACGACTTCCTTTCACAATTGGAGCAGGTGAAAAAGATGGGCAACATGAAAGACATGCTGAGCATGATTCCCGGTGTAGGCAAGGCCATGAAAAACGTTGACTTTGATGAGAACGCATTCAAACCGGTTGAAGCGATCATACGCTCAATGACATTAAAAGAACGCGAGAACCCGGATATCATTAACAGCAGCCGTAAGAATCGTCTGGCCAAAGGCAGCGGCACTTCTGTTCAGCAAGTGAACCAGTTGCTGAAACAATTTGAAGATATGCGCAAGATGATGAAGACCATGAACAAGATGGGCGGAGGAAAGAGAGCGCTGAACGCGTTGAATCCGTTCGGGCGATAG
- a CDS encoding peptidase M16 — MKKIFSILLVSVIALQALAQKQTPPAGGAPKDFKLPVKNVKKLPNGLTSTLVPYGALPKADIQLIIKTGNVHEGANETWLADLTCLLMKEGTASMNFKAISKKVAGMGGDININAGVDNLTISGAVLSEFAPDLIKLIADVVINPAFPASELERLKSDLKRQLTVQKAVPQSQATEKFFQTIYKDHPYGRYYPTEAMLNSYNLDMVKGFYTKNFGAKRSVIYVAGKFDEAATNKAIEEAFGKWIEGPEVSYPPAVQTRTNEIAVIDRKGAPQTTVLLGTPTLTPKDKDVVALQVTNSLLGGSFGSRITSNIRENKGYTYSPFSTVQNRKGVSVWYEQADVTSEHTGESLQEIAKEIKRLQTEPPSKEELEGIQKYLAGTFVLQNSNSGGIIGQLNFLDLHGLDDSYLTDRVKNIYAVTPEKVSQMTKDYFKYEDMTLVLVGDKKLLEKQIKLHEAAKKLK; from the coding sequence ATGAAAAAGATATTTTCAATTCTCCTGGTCAGCGTCATCGCGCTACAGGCATTGGCACAAAAGCAAACTCCACCGGCCGGAGGTGCGCCTAAAGATTTTAAGCTGCCGGTAAAAAATGTGAAAAAGCTTCCGAACGGATTGACTTCAACATTGGTTCCGTACGGAGCACTACCCAAAGCGGATATCCAGCTGATTATCAAAACCGGCAACGTTCACGAAGGTGCCAATGAAACCTGGTTGGCAGACCTCACCTGCTTGCTGATGAAAGAAGGAACTGCTTCGATGAACTTCAAAGCTATTTCTAAAAAAGTAGCAGGCATGGGTGGCGACATTAACATCAATGCCGGTGTTGACAACCTGACTATCTCGGGAGCAGTACTTTCGGAATTTGCACCTGATCTCATCAAGCTCATTGCTGATGTTGTGATCAACCCTGCCTTCCCGGCAAGTGAACTGGAGCGCCTGAAGTCAGACCTGAAGCGTCAGCTCACCGTGCAGAAAGCGGTGCCACAATCACAGGCCACAGAAAAATTCTTCCAGACGATTTATAAAGACCATCCTTACGGTAGATACTATCCTACCGAGGCCATGCTCAACAGCTACAACCTGGATATGGTGAAAGGTTTTTATACAAAAAACTTTGGAGCGAAACGTTCGGTTATTTATGTAGCCGGAAAATTTGATGAGGCTGCCACCAACAAAGCCATCGAAGAAGCTTTTGGGAAATGGATTGAAGGTCCTGAAGTGAGCTATCCTCCCGCGGTGCAAACACGCACCAACGAGATTGCCGTGATCGACCGCAAAGGTGCGCCTCAGACCACCGTACTTCTCGGCACTCCTACATTGACACCGAAAGACAAAGATGTGGTAGCGTTGCAAGTGACAAACTCACTGCTCGGTGGTTCATTCGGATCGCGTATCACGAGCAATATTCGTGAAAACAAAGGATACACTTATTCTCCTTTCAGCACCGTGCAAAACCGCAAAGGTGTATCGGTGTGGTACGAACAAGCTGACGTAACCAGCGAGCACACGGGCGAGTCGTTGCAGGAGATCGCCAAAGAGATCAAGCGTCTCCAGACAGAACCTCCCTCAAAAGAAGAACTGGAAGGTATCCAGAAATACCTTGCCGGAACTTTTGTATTGCAGAACTCCAACTCGGGCGGGATTATCGGGCAGCTGAATTTTCTTGACCTTCATGGTCTTGACGACAGCTACCTGACCGACCGTGTTAAAAATATTTATGCGGTGACACCTGAGAAGGTCTCCCAGATGACCAAAGATTACTTCAAGTACGAAGACATGACTTTGGTGCTCGTGGGCGACAAGAAGCTGCTCGAAAAGCAAATCAAACTGCATGAGGCTGCAAAGAAGCTCAAGTAG
- a CDS encoding peptidase M16, whose product MKKEGSSSAFKVPIEYYKLKNGLKVALSQDKTAPTVAVAVYYNIGFRIEPKDRTGFAHLFEHMMFQGSQNLGKMEFIKLVQSNGGILNGSTRFDFTNYFEVMPAHKLETALWAEGDRMKGLAITQDNLTNQQGVVKNEVKVNVLNQPYGGFPWLDMPQYANENWFNAHNFYGDLKDLDSAKLEDVNKFFKTFYAPNNASLSVVGDFEIEDAKKWIEKYFGEIAASELPAKPDISEPRQEKEKRFTKEDKLAEKPAIAFAYKMPERNSPEYYAMGLIDQMLVQGQDSKLFQSLVQGKGYASSVNGGINYLGNMYNYSGPMVWMADLIYDNTVSPDSILMQVDKAVAELQAGVTQEDLNLAVVKIRSRLYDDLGGFFGIGRADMLACFALFDDDPSRINTLEDEFKKITPELIQKTAQEYLRPTNRTILIVDPKAKAQ is encoded by the coding sequence ATGAAGAAGGAGGGCTCTTCCAGCGCTTTTAAAGTTCCGATAGAGTACTACAAACTCAAGAACGGACTTAAAGTGGCGCTCTCGCAAGACAAGACCGCTCCCACAGTGGCAGTGGCTGTCTACTATAATATAGGCTTTCGCATCGAGCCCAAAGACCGTACGGGCTTCGCCCATTTATTTGAACACATGATGTTTCAGGGTTCACAAAACCTGGGCAAGATGGAGTTCATTAAACTGGTGCAGTCCAATGGCGGTATCCTGAACGGCTCCACGCGTTTTGATTTCACCAACTATTTTGAAGTGATGCCCGCGCACAAACTGGAGACTGCATTGTGGGCTGAAGGCGATCGCATGAAAGGACTGGCCATTACACAAGACAACCTTACCAACCAGCAAGGGGTGGTGAAGAATGAAGTGAAAGTAAATGTGCTCAACCAGCCGTATGGCGGATTTCCCTGGCTCGACATGCCACAGTACGCCAACGAAAACTGGTTCAATGCGCACAACTTCTATGGCGATCTGAAAGACCTCGACTCGGCCAAGCTCGAAGATGTGAACAAGTTCTTCAAGACTTTCTACGCTCCTAACAACGCGTCACTGTCGGTGGTTGGTGATTTTGAAATTGAAGATGCAAAAAAATGGATCGAAAAATATTTCGGTGAAATTGCTGCCTCTGAACTTCCTGCCAAGCCAGACATCTCCGAGCCTCGCCAGGAAAAAGAAAAACGATTCACTAAAGAAGATAAGCTCGCTGAAAAACCAGCTATTGCCTTTGCTTACAAAATGCCCGAACGCAATTCACCAGAATATTATGCCATGGGCCTCATCGACCAGATGCTGGTGCAAGGACAGGACAGTAAGTTATTTCAATCGCTCGTGCAGGGAAAAGGATATGCCAGCAGTGTGAATGGTGGCATCAACTACCTGGGCAATATGTACAATTACAGCGGTCCGATGGTGTGGATGGCCGACCTGATCTACGACAATACCGTTTCTCCTGATTCCATTCTTATGCAAGTCGACAAAGCTGTTGCCGAATTGCAAGCCGGTGTCACGCAGGAAGACCTCAACCTTGCTGTTGTAAAGATCCGGTCACGTTTGTATGATGATCTTGGCGGATTTTTCGGAATCGGTCGTGCAGACATGCTCGCCTGCTTCGCTTTGTTTGATGACGACCCAAGCCGCATCAACACGCTGGAAGACGAATTCAAAAAGATAACACCCGAACTTATTCAGAAGACAGCCCAGGAATACCTGAGGCCAACCAACCGCACAATATTAATTGTTGATCCGAAAGCAAAAGCACAATAA
- a CDS encoding DNA-binding response regulator — translation MTILIFEDETLAAEKLKQTLLEIDPSFEIVATLKSVESAIEWLLQNKAPDLIISDIKLLDGLSFEIFQQVKTDVPVIFTTAYDQYAIKAFEVNSIDYLLKPVQKEKLAGSLQKLQSQRGAKAPISYDEVWKLLRSGQPEYKSRFMIRIGQRIMAVPVEKIAYFISESKLTYIVTQDNHRYPFDLTLDEIDQQINPKSFFKINRQFIISFGSIAEIHPYFKGRIKLKLTPDQPDEIIVSSETTPEFKKWLDQ, via the coding sequence ATGACCATTCTCATTTTCGAAGATGAAACGCTTGCCGCGGAAAAACTGAAACAGACTTTGCTGGAAATTGATCCGTCTTTTGAGATCGTTGCCACCTTGAAGTCGGTGGAGTCGGCTATCGAGTGGCTTTTGCAGAATAAGGCACCGGATTTGATCATCTCTGACATCAAACTACTGGACGGATTATCTTTCGAAATTTTCCAACAGGTAAAAACAGATGTGCCTGTCATTTTCACCACCGCCTACGATCAGTATGCGATCAAGGCATTTGAAGTGAACAGCATTGATTATTTGTTGAAGCCCGTTCAAAAAGAGAAACTTGCCGGCAGCCTCCAGAAACTACAAAGCCAGCGAGGTGCCAAAGCGCCCATTTCTTACGATGAAGTATGGAAGCTGTTGCGCTCGGGTCAGCCCGAATACAAATCGCGCTTCATGATCAGGATCGGGCAGCGCATTATGGCGGTGCCGGTGGAAAAAATCGCTTACTTCATCAGCGAAAGCAAGCTGACCTACATCGTTACGCAAGACAACCATCGCTACCCGTTTGATCTGACGCTTGATGAAATCGATCAGCAAATCAATCCTAAATCTTTCTTTAAGATCAACCGGCAGTTCATCATCAGTTTCGGTTCTATTGCTGAGATCCATCCTTACTTCAAGGGCCGTATTAAGCTGAAATTGACTCCCGACCAACCGGACGAGATCATAGTGAGTTCCGAGACCACTCCGGAGTTCAAGAAATGGCTCGATCAGTGA
- a CDS encoding DNA-binding response regulator has product MLNAVIIDDESDSRQILASYLTKYCPDVKVCGFGESVATGLETIKKYQPDIVFLDIEMPYGNGFDLLDKIKEVTFETVFVTAFDNYAIRALNQSAAYYLLKPVNIDELINAVEKIKSERASENYSTRAKLLVENFNSGKQRIMLPTLEGFEIVDINSILYCEAADNFTKFYFETGTPLLICRTLKYFEDILTEHRFLRIHRSYVINPDFIIRYSKGKGGYVTMKNNQELEVSPNKKKELLEIFEK; this is encoded by the coding sequence ATGCTGAATGCTGTGATCATCGATGACGAAAGTGACAGCCGCCAGATTCTGGCGAGCTACCTCACCAAGTATTGCCCCGATGTAAAAGTCTGCGGATTTGGCGAATCTGTTGCCACAGGTCTTGAGACAATCAAAAAGTATCAGCCGGATATAGTTTTTCTGGATATAGAAATGCCGTATGGCAATGGTTTTGATCTCCTCGATAAGATAAAGGAAGTAACGTTTGAAACGGTTTTCGTAACTGCGTTTGACAACTACGCCATTCGTGCGCTCAACCAAAGCGCTGCTTATTATTTGCTTAAGCCGGTAAATATTGATGAGTTGATCAATGCAGTAGAAAAGATTAAGTCGGAGAGAGCTTCTGAAAACTATTCCACACGGGCAAAACTACTGGTCGAGAATTTCAATTCCGGAAAGCAACGCATCATGTTACCTACACTCGAAGGTTTTGAGATCGTAGACATCAACTCTATATTATATTGTGAGGCAGCCGACAACTTCACCAAATTCTATTTTGAGACTGGAACACCGCTACTGATCTGCCGTACACTTAAATACTTCGAAGACATCCTGACTGAGCATCGCTTTTTGCGAATTCATCGCTCTTACGTCATCAATCCTGATTTCATTATTCGCTATTCCAAAGGCAAGGGGGGCTATGTGACGATGAAGAACAACCAGGAACTGGAAGTTTCCCCCAATAAAAAGAAGGAGTTGCTGGAGATTTTTGAGAAGTAG
- a CDS encoding sugar kinase, which translates to MTFENTILVIGKTRLEQLIERFNTKAQAKFYIEHSGGNFSDYEQEHETFHRSLDKVVRTIDCFSKHKAIERKFLPNFLFSPKDVVVALGQDGLVANTAKYVNGLPIIGVNPDPHRNDGVLLPYTSDTFEKGLAAVFENQFSCKQVTMAQAKTTDGQTLLAFNDLFVGPASHTSARYKINYDSQSESQSSSGLIVSTGAGSTGWLSSVVNMSNGIHSAFQKSTTDIKLKLKWEEDRLVFVVREPFRSKHSQATLTAGFITSKKPLVLESNMPFNGVIFSDGIESDFLQFNSGCSVEIGIAKQKANIVN; encoded by the coding sequence ATGACTTTCGAGAACACCATATTGGTGATTGGCAAAACACGACTGGAACAGTTGATCGAACGGTTCAACACAAAAGCCCAGGCTAAATTTTACATCGAGCATTCGGGCGGGAATTTTTCAGACTACGAGCAAGAACATGAAACATTCCATCGCTCGTTAGATAAAGTTGTTCGGACTATTGATTGCTTCTCTAAACATAAAGCAATTGAGAGAAAATTCCTTCCTAATTTTTTGTTCAGTCCCAAAGACGTTGTAGTTGCTCTCGGGCAGGACGGGCTAGTGGCAAATACTGCTAAGTATGTTAATGGCCTTCCGATCATCGGTGTAAATCCTGATCCACATCGCAACGATGGCGTTTTGCTTCCCTACACAAGCGATACTTTTGAAAAAGGACTGGCTGCAGTGTTTGAAAATCAATTCTCTTGCAAACAAGTGACTATGGCACAGGCAAAGACAACAGACGGGCAAACTTTGCTGGCTTTCAATGATCTATTTGTGGGGCCGGCTTCACATACATCCGCGAGGTATAAAATCAACTATGACTCGCAAAGTGAATCTCAAAGCTCGAGCGGTCTTATCGTTTCGACCGGGGCGGGATCAACCGGCTGGTTGAGTTCGGTAGTAAATATGTCGAATGGAATTCATTCCGCATTTCAAAAGTCCACAACAGATATAAAACTGAAACTGAAATGGGAAGAAGACCGGTTGGTCTTTGTAGTGCGTGAGCCATTTCGAAGCAAACATTCACAGGCTACATTAACAGCCGGGTTTATAACATCTAAAAAGCCTTTAGTGCTTGAATCGAACATGCCTTTCAATGGAGTGATCTTCAGTGATGGCATTGAGTCAGACTTTCTACAGTTCAATTCGGGCTGCAGCGTAGAAATAGGAATCGCAAAACAGAAAGCGAACATTGTCAATTGA